A stretch of the Fusobacterium varium genome encodes the following:
- the metF gene encoding 5,10-methylenetetrahydrofolate reductase, with protein MKISELFKRKKTIVSFEVFPPNNIYSLEDVYSSIDELAKLQPDFMSVTYGAGGATRGRTVEIASKIKNNNKIEALAHLTCLGAKKNEIDDILEQLRINNIENILALRGDKPKDGLPIEEGDFKYAQELVSYVKKKRNFSIGGAYYPEGHQETNDLLDLFNLKTKVDSGTDFLISQIFFDNESFYRFRDKLDKLHINIPLVAGIMPVTNAKQIRKITSMCGCNIPEKFQKILNKYENNTQALKEAGTAYATEQIIDLITSDIDGIHLYTMNKVDTAKKIMANIAHIREISGGSR; from the coding sequence ATGAAAATTTCAGAATTATTTAAAAGAAAAAAAACAATTGTATCCTTTGAAGTATTTCCGCCAAATAATATATATTCTTTAGAAGATGTCTATTCTTCCATTGATGAGCTTGCAAAATTACAACCTGACTTCATGAGCGTCACATATGGAGCTGGTGGAGCTACTCGTGGAAGAACAGTAGAGATTGCTTCAAAAATCAAAAATAACAACAAAATAGAAGCTCTTGCACATCTCACATGTCTGGGAGCTAAAAAAAATGAAATTGATGATATATTAGAACAGTTAAGAATAAATAATATAGAAAATATTCTTGCCTTAAGAGGAGATAAGCCTAAAGATGGTCTTCCTATTGAAGAGGGTGATTTTAAATATGCACAGGAACTTGTTTCATATGTAAAGAAAAAAAGGAACTTTTCAATAGGAGGAGCTTATTATCCAGAAGGTCATCAAGAAACAAATGATCTTCTTGATCTTTTTAATCTAAAAACAAAAGTAGATTCTGGAACTGATTTCCTTATCTCTCAAATATTCTTTGATAATGAATCTTTTTATCGTTTTAGAGATAAACTGGATAAACTTCATATAAACATACCATTAGTTGCTGGTATAATGCCTGTTACAAATGCAAAGCAAATAAGAAAAATAACTTCAATGTGCGGATGCAATATTCCTGAAAAATTTCAAAAGATATTAAATAAATATGAAAATAATACTCAAGCATTAAAAGAAGCTGGTACTGCATATGCCACTGAACAAATTATAGATTTAATAACATCTGATATTGATGGAATACATTTATATACTATGAATAAAGTAGATACAGCAAAAAAAATAATGGCAAATATTGCTCATATAAGAGAAATTTCTGGAGGTAGCAGATAA
- a CDS encoding cobalamin-dependent methionine synthase, which yields MINELKKRILVLDGATGTAIQKYNLTEADFQGKKGCNEILNITRPDIIKEIHTDYIKAGADIIETNSFNCNRISLKDYGIEDMSYTLSRKGTELAREIADNFFKTSGKRIYVAGSIGPTSKSLSLPIGDTPYEREINFDHMKNIYSEQIEGVIDGGADCILIETIFDGLSAKAALIAAEDLFEKKKIQLPIMISATVNKQGKIFSGQSIESLIVALDRPSVISFGLNCSFGAKDLIPMIKKIAAFTDKYVSLYPNAGLPNENGEYEETPEITTGYLKELVDKKQVNILGGCCGTHFSHIKAIADLVENREPRPIIVKENKCFLSGNEIYNFSNKFTVIGERNNVAGSKIFKTLIEEKNYIKALEIARSQIEKGAAVLDINLDDGLLISHEEMEKFLRIIQNDPIVSKIPIMIDSSDFLTIETALKNIAGKSIVNSISLKEGEESFRKKARIIKKYGAAVVIMAFDEKGQGISFERKIEICNRSYKLLKEEKFSDLDIAFDPNILAIGTGSEDDRYNGLNFLKTVQWIKENLPHCSITGGLSNLSFAFRGNNSLRAAIHSLFIEIAKEKGMNFAIMNPNEKIPHLTSSEKNIILALINGETESLDSILDLAARLKNTSINLKSNSIPANKAINNDFESLKTRIEKALIYGGSTTFDTDINTILENMAPLDIIQNILMKGMDKIGILFEKGELYLPQLIRSASVMNKAVDILKPYMKVKADIGIKGKILMATVEGDVHDIGKNIAGTVLKCNGYEVIDLGVMVSKEKILEEAIKNNVDIITLSGLISPSLKEMEKTLFLLNNNKISVPVLIAGAATSKLHTAVKLEPLYKKRTFHTTDALDTLTIINQLIYGDKEVFMEEKTKELENLCSIYLNTKKENSEKQICLKDNFSSETVFPNQLGKQYLEFPLEKIEKYINWNFLLHNMKVKNTPLEEQTLNDAKYIFNKMKENSIKIKCSFGIFSCIKNSDTLTINDGDKSWSISFIRGKIKNKDIGISDFFNKKDFIGAFVISVTSSLFTHDNYMSIMENILLTRIAEAASEFLEIYLKEENIWVPNIRPAIGYSSIPDHSIKKIIFEIINGEKTGASLTNNFAMTPLSTVCGIYISNPKSFYFNL from the coding sequence ATGATAAATGAACTAAAAAAAAGAATACTTGTATTAGATGGAGCTACTGGAACAGCTATTCAAAAATATAATCTTACAGAAGCTGATTTTCAAGGAAAAAAGGGCTGCAATGAAATTCTAAACATCACAAGACCTGACATTATTAAAGAAATACACACTGACTATATAAAAGCTGGAGCTGATATCATTGAAACCAACTCATTTAACTGCAACAGAATATCTCTGAAAGATTATGGAATAGAAGATATGTCTTATACTCTTTCAAGAAAAGGGACTGAATTAGCTAGGGAAATAGCAGATAATTTCTTTAAAACTTCTGGTAAAAGAATATATGTTGCTGGTTCTATTGGTCCTACAAGCAAAAGTCTTTCTCTTCCTATTGGAGATACTCCTTATGAAAGAGAAATTAATTTTGATCATATGAAAAACATATACTCTGAACAAATAGAAGGTGTCATAGATGGTGGTGCTGATTGTATATTGATAGAAACTATATTTGATGGATTAAGTGCTAAAGCTGCACTTATAGCTGCTGAGGATCTATTTGAAAAGAAAAAAATTCAACTTCCAATTATGATTTCTGCAACTGTAAACAAGCAGGGAAAAATTTTCTCAGGGCAAAGTATAGAATCATTAATTGTTGCTTTAGATAGACCTTCAGTTATTTCTTTTGGGCTCAATTGTTCTTTTGGAGCTAAAGACCTTATTCCAATGATAAAAAAAATAGCTGCTTTTACAGATAAATATGTTTCACTGTATCCAAATGCTGGGCTTCCTAATGAAAATGGTGAATATGAAGAAACTCCTGAAATAACAACTGGATATTTAAAAGAATTAGTAGATAAAAAACAGGTAAATATCCTTGGAGGATGCTGTGGGACACATTTTTCACATATCAAAGCAATAGCTGATTTAGTAGAAAATAGAGAACCCAGACCTATTATTGTTAAAGAAAATAAATGCTTTTTATCTGGAAATGAAATATATAATTTTAGTAATAAATTCACAGTAATTGGTGAAAGAAATAATGTAGCTGGCTCTAAAATATTTAAAACATTGATTGAGGAAAAAAACTATATAAAAGCCTTAGAAATAGCTCGTTCACAAATAGAAAAAGGAGCTGCTGTTTTAGATATCAATCTTGATGATGGATTACTGATATCTCATGAAGAAATGGAAAAATTCCTAAGAATAATACAAAACGATCCAATAGTTTCAAAAATTCCTATAATGATAGATTCATCAGATTTTCTTACTATTGAAACTGCTTTAAAAAATATAGCTGGAAAATCAATAGTAAATTCCATTTCTTTAAAAGAAGGGGAGGAGTCTTTCAGAAAAAAAGCCAGAATAATAAAAAAATATGGTGCTGCTGTTGTAATTATGGCTTTTGATGAAAAAGGACAGGGGATATCCTTTGAAAGAAAAATAGAAATCTGTAATCGTTCATATAAATTATTGAAAGAAGAAAAATTTTCAGACTTAGATATAGCTTTTGACCCAAATATACTTGCTATTGGTACTGGAAGTGAAGATGACAGATATAATGGATTAAATTTTTTAAAAACAGTTCAATGGATAAAAGAAAATCTTCCTCATTGCAGTATTACTGGAGGACTTAGCAATTTATCTTTTGCTTTTAGGGGAAATAATTCATTAAGAGCAGCTATACATTCTCTTTTTATCGAAATTGCAAAAGAAAAGGGAATGAATTTTGCCATAATGAACCCTAATGAAAAAATACCTCATCTGACTTCTTCTGAAAAAAACATCATTTTAGCATTGATAAATGGAGAAACAGAATCTCTTGATTCTATATTAGATCTTGCTGCAAGATTAAAAAATACTTCTATTAATTTAAAATCTAATAGTATACCTGCCAATAAGGCAATAAATAATGATTTTGAATCTTTAAAAACTAGAATAGAAAAAGCTCTTATCTATGGTGGAAGTACAACTTTTGATACAGATATAAATACTATTTTAGAAAATATGGCTCCTTTGGATATAATACAAAATATCTTAATGAAAGGTATGGATAAAATAGGTATTCTTTTTGAAAAAGGAGAACTTTATCTCCCACAACTTATAAGATCCGCAAGTGTTATGAATAAAGCAGTAGATATTCTCAAGCCTTATATGAAAGTAAAAGCTGATATAGGAATAAAAGGTAAAATTCTTATGGCTACTGTTGAAGGAGATGTTCATGATATAGGCAAAAATATTGCTGGAACAGTTCTAAAATGTAACGGTTATGAAGTAATAGATTTAGGAGTTATGGTAAGTAAAGAAAAAATATTAGAAGAAGCCATAAAAAATAATGTAGACATAATAACATTAAGTGGTCTTATTAGTCCTTCATTAAAAGAAATGGAAAAAACTCTGTTTCTTTTAAATAATAATAAAATATCTGTTCCTGTTCTTATAGCTGGAGCAGCTACATCAAAATTACATACTGCAGTCAAACTGGAACCATTGTATAAAAAAAGAACTTTTCATACTACAGATGCTTTGGATACTCTTACAATAATAAATCAACTTATCTATGGTGATAAAGAAGTCTTTATGGAAGAAAAAACAAAAGAGCTTGAAAACCTTTGCAGTATATATCTAAATACTAAAAAAGAAAATTCTGAAAAACAAATCTGTTTAAAAGATAATTTTTCTTCAGAAACTGTATTTCCAAATCAATTAGGAAAACAATATTTAGAATTTCCTCTCGAAAAAATTGAAAAATATATCAATTGGAATTTTCTTTTGCATAATATGAAAGTTAAAAATACTCCTTTAGAAGAACAGACATTAAATGATGCTAAATATATCTTCAATAAAATGAAAGAAAATAGTATAAAAATAAAATGTTCATTTGGAATTTTTTCATGTATAAAAAATTCAGATACTTTAACAATAAATGATGGAGATAAAAGCTGGAGCATCTCCTTTATAAGAGGAAAAATAAAAAATAAAGATATTGGAATAAGCGATTTTTTTAATAAAAAAGACTTTATAGGAGCTTTTGTTATTTCGGTAACTAGTTCTTTGTTCACTCATGATAATTATATGAGTATAATGGAAAATATCCTTCTTACAAGAATTGCAGAAGCAGCTTCTGAGTTTTTAGAAATTTATCTAAAAGAAGAAAATATCTGGGTTCCTAATATCAGACCTGCTATAGGTTATTCGTCAATTCCAGATCATTCTATTAAAAAAATTATTTTTGAAATCATTAATGGAGAAAAAACAGGAGCATCTCTCACTAATAATTTTGCTATGACTCCCTTGAGTACAGTATGTGGTATCTATATTTCCAATCCAAAAAGTTTTTATTTTAATTTGTAA
- a CDS encoding putative monooxygenase, with the protein MIVVYAKSIVPEKNIDKYLEIAKKLVEETRKENGNIFYELIQDTNNKNILAFIEKWENMEVLNKHMKTSHFITLVPKLNELREGESELTIHEILF; encoded by the coding sequence ATGATAGTTGTATATGCAAAATCTATTGTACCTGAAAAAAATATTGATAAATATTTAGAAATAGCAAAAAAGCTGGTAGAAGAAACAAGAAAAGAAAATGGAAATATTTTTTATGAACTGATACAAGACACAAATAATAAAAATATTCTTGCTTTTATAGAAAAATGGGAAAATATGGAAGTTTTGAATAAACATATGAAGACCTCACATTTTATTACACTTGTTCCCAAATTAAATGAATTAAGAGAGGGAGAATCTGAACTTACTATACATGAAATTTTATTTTAA
- a CDS encoding NADP-dependent malic enzyme, with amino-acid sequence MPTVFERALEMHEKNKGKISIVSKVKVANKDDLSLAYSPGVAEPCRKIAANKEDVYKYTAKGNMVAVITDGTAVLGLGDIGPEAALPVMEGKCVLFKEFAGVDAIPICLDTKDPEEIIRTVKLLAPGLGGVNLEDISAPRCIEIETRLKKELDIPVFHDDQHGTAIVVAAGLINAFKVVGKKFSDAKVVVNGAGAAGSSITKLIRDLGAKEILVLDKPGILRRSEKESYDFSKKELAEITNPNDLAGDLAFAVQGADVFVGVSVGNILTTEMVKTMNKDAVIFAMANPTPEIMPEDALAGGAKIVGTGRSDYPNQINNVLVFPGLFKGALRAKSKKITEEMKLAAARGLASLITDEEMNENYIIPDAFDRRVADAVADAVEKVAREQGICRD; translated from the coding sequence ATGCCAACAGTATTTGAAAGAGCACTAGAAATGCATGAAAAAAACAAAGGAAAGATATCAATAGTTTCAAAAGTAAAAGTAGCCAATAAAGATGATTTGAGCCTTGCTTATTCTCCAGGTGTAGCAGAACCTTGCAGAAAAATAGCAGCTAATAAAGAGGATGTATATAAATATACAGCTAAAGGAAATATGGTTGCAGTTATTACTGATGGAACAGCTGTATTAGGACTTGGAGATATTGGTCCAGAAGCTGCTCTTCCAGTAATGGAAGGAAAATGTGTACTATTCAAAGAATTTGCAGGGGTAGATGCAATTCCTATTTGTTTAGATACTAAGGATCCAGAGGAAATAATAAGAACTGTAAAATTATTAGCTCCAGGACTTGGAGGGGTAAATTTAGAAGACATATCAGCACCTAGATGTATAGAGATAGAAACTAGATTAAAAAAAGAATTAGATATTCCTGTATTTCATGATGATCAACATGGAACAGCAATAGTAGTTGCTGCTGGACTTATTAATGCTTTTAAAGTTGTAGGGAAAAAATTCTCTGATGCTAAAGTTGTAGTGAATGGAGCAGGAGCAGCAGGAAGTTCTATAACTAAACTTATAAGAGATTTAGGAGCAAAGGAAATATTAGTTCTTGATAAACCAGGAATTCTTAGAAGAAGTGAAAAAGAATCTTATGATTTTTCTAAAAAAGAGTTGGCTGAAATAACTAATCCTAATGATCTTGCTGGAGATTTAGCATTTGCAGTACAAGGAGCAGATGTTTTTGTTGGAGTATCTGTAGGAAATATTCTTACTACTGAAATGGTAAAAACAATGAATAAAGATGCTGTAATATTTGCAATGGCAAATCCTACTCCTGAGATAATGCCAGAAGATGCTTTGGCTGGAGGAGCAAAAATAGTAGGTACTGGAAGATCAGACTATCCTAATCAAATAAACAATGTTCTTGTATTTCCAGGACTATTCAAAGGAGCTTTAAGAGCAAAATCTAAGAAAATAACTGAAGAGATGAAACTTGCAGCAGCAAGAGGATTAGCTTCTCTTATTACTGATGAAGAAATGAATGAAAATTATATTATTCCAGATGCTTTTGATAGAAGAGTTGCAGATGCAGTAGCAGATGCAGTTGAAAAAGTAGCAAGAGAACAAGGAATATGCAGAGATTAA
- a CDS encoding putative transposase: protein MFFFYDRDLLTKLAYAVNDVFKYQFHNIKAKNQRIHKISKYSSKYFTNSDIIHYGLITVIHTFGRDLKWNPHIHAIVTLGGFNKNFQFLEKKYFHVNSIAGQWKKMVIDIVKSGNYDKPEIKAKAYAAANYLYRKNTRFFFNVAKNDLNNNIYAIKYIGRYLSRAPIAEYKIVDFYDNKVTFYYESLADDKQRIELTLDVETFLSKLIIHIPPKHFKMIRRFGIYSRNIKSELKNIMKFMRKYVSKYSNSTFYQLEIWNAFGVNPFYCFKCNARMKVKKISYFNIHTGSICWKEYR from the coding sequence ATGTTTTTCTTCTATGATAGAGACCTTTTAACTAAGCTTGCTTATGCTGTTAATGATGTTTTTAAATATCAATTTCATAACATTAAAGCAAAAAATCAAAGAATTCATAAAATTTCAAAATATTCCTCTAAATACTTTACTAACTCAGATATCATTCATTATGGATTGATTACTGTTATTCATACCTTTGGGCGCGATCTTAAATGGAACCCTCATATTCATGCTATTGTTACTTTAGGTGGATTCAATAAAAACTTCCAATTTCTTGAAAAAAAATATTTTCATGTCAATTCCATTGCTGGACAATGGAAAAAAATGGTTATTGATATTGTTAAATCTGGAAATTATGACAAGCCTGAAATTAAAGCTAAAGCTTATGCTGCTGCTAACTACCTTTATCGCAAAAATACAAGATTCTTTTTCAATGTTGCAAAAAATGATTTAAATAATAATATTTATGCAATTAAATATATTGGCAGATATCTGTCAAGAGCTCCTATCGCAGAATATAAAATTGTTGATTTCTATGATAATAAGGTTACTTTCTATTATGAAAGTCTTGCTGATGATAAACAAAGAATTGAGCTTACTTTAGATGTGGAAACATTTCTTTCCAAATTAATTATTCACATTCCCCCTAAACATTTCAAAATGATTAGGCGCTTTGGAATCTATTCTAGAAATATTAAATCAGAACTTAAAAACATCATGAAATTCATGAGAAAATATGTCTCTAAATATTCCAATTCTACTTTTTATCAACTTGAAATATGGAACGCTTTTGGAGTAAATCCTTTTTATTGTTTTAAATGTAATGCCAGAATGAAAGTTAAAAAAATATCATATTTTAATATACATACAGGCTCCATTTGCTGGAAAGAATATCGCTAA
- a CDS encoding 5'-methylthioadenosine/S-adenosylhomocysteine nucleosidase produces the protein MKRLITVLLMICLGITTFAQKIALIGAMDSEIEILKNSMKNVTEIKIGAITYYEGILEEKDVVLLKTGVGKVNAAIGADTVIREFKAESIIFTGVAGAVDNKLNIADIVVSKDLVQHDVDLTAFGRPMGLIPGSESIEFKADKNLIDIAYESAVKVLGKDKVKIGRIATGDQFIANKDKVEMIGKVFGASVVEMEGGAVAQVAHLYNIPFVVLRAVSDKADGSAKMTYEDFVIIAADNSANIVKEMLKKIK, from the coding sequence ATGAAAAGACTAATAACAGTGTTGCTAATGATTTGTTTAGGAATAACTACTTTTGCACAAAAAATTGCTTTAATAGGAGCAATGGATTCAGAAATAGAGATTCTTAAGAATTCTATGAAAAATGTGACTGAAATAAAAATAGGAGCTATAACTTATTACGAAGGAATACTTGAAGAGAAGGATGTAGTACTTTTAAAAACAGGAGTTGGAAAAGTAAATGCAGCTATTGGAGCAGATACAGTTATTAGAGAATTTAAAGCTGAAAGCATAATATTTACAGGGGTTGCAGGAGCAGTAGATAATAAATTAAATATTGCTGATATAGTTGTATCAAAAGACTTAGTGCAGCATGATGTTGATTTAACGGCTTTTGGAAGACCTATGGGACTGATACCAGGCAGTGAATCTATAGAATTTAAAGCTGATAAAAATTTAATAGATATTGCCTATGAATCTGCTGTAAAAGTTCTTGGGAAAGATAAAGTTAAAATTGGAAGAATAGCAACTGGAGATCAATTTATAGCCAATAAAGATAAGGTTGAGATGATAGGAAAAGTCTTTGGAGCTTCTGTTGTAGAAATGGAAGGTGGAGCTGTAGCTCAGGTAGCTCACTTGTATAATATACCATTTGTTGTATTGAGAGCAGTTTCAGATAAAGCAGATGGAAGTGCTAAAATGACATATGAAGATTTTGTCATAATTGCAGCTGATAATTCAGCTAATATTGTAAAAGAAATGCTGAAAAAAATTAAGTAA
- the metK gene encoding S-adenosylmethionine synthetase codes for MKNLTYFTSEFVSPGHPDKVSDQISDAVVDACLADDPNSRVACEVFCTTGQVVVGGEITTTTYIDIQDIVRSKIDEIGYKEGMGFDSNCGVLSAIHAQSPDIAMGVDIGGAGDQGIMFGGAVKETPELMPLALVLAREILVKLTKMTRAKELPWARPDAKSQVTLAYDENGKIDHVDTVVVSVQHNPDVTQAQIREEVIEKVIKPVLRSYELNPEEVKHFHINPTGRFVIGGPHGDTGVTGRKIIVDTYGGFFRHGGGAFSGKDPSKVDRSAAYAARWVAKNIVAANLADKCEIQLSYAIGVVEPTSVKVDTFGTGKVDEHDLAEAVKKVFDLTPRGIERALELRSGKFKYQDLAAFGHIGRTDLDLPWEKVDKVEELKRVLNK; via the coding sequence ATGAAAAATTTAACTTATTTCACATCAGAATTTGTATCACCTGGTCATCCAGATAAGGTATCAGATCAAATTTCGGATGCAGTAGTAGATGCATGTCTTGCTGATGATCCAAATTCAAGAGTGGCATGTGAAGTATTTTGTACAACAGGACAGGTTGTTGTAGGAGGAGAGATTACAACTACCACTTATATAGATATTCAGGATATTGTAAGAAGTAAAATAGATGAGATTGGGTACAAAGAAGGAATGGGATTTGATTCAAATTGCGGAGTACTTAGTGCTATCCATGCGCAATCACCAGATATTGCTATGGGAGTAGATATTGGAGGAGCAGGAGATCAGGGAATAATGTTTGGAGGAGCTGTAAAAGAAACTCCAGAACTAATGCCGTTGGCTCTTGTATTAGCTAGAGAGATATTGGTAAAACTTACTAAAATGACTAGAGCAAAAGAACTTCCATGGGCAAGACCAGATGCAAAATCACAAGTGACTTTAGCTTATGATGAAAATGGGAAAATAGATCATGTTGATACAGTGGTAGTATCTGTACAACATAATCCAGATGTAACTCAAGCTCAGATTAGGGAAGAAGTAATAGAAAAAGTAATAAAACCAGTTTTAAGATCATATGAACTTAATCCGGAAGAGGTAAAACATTTCCATATTAATCCAACAGGAAGATTTGTAATTGGAGGACCACATGGAGATACTGGAGTAACAGGAAGAAAAATAATAGTAGATACATATGGAGGGTTCTTTAGACATGGAGGAGGAGCTTTTTCAGGAAAGGACCCTTCAAAAGTAGATAGATCAGCAGCATATGCCGCAAGATGGGTAGCTAAAAATATAGTAGCAGCAAACTTGGCAGATAAATGTGAAATACAATTATCATATGCAATAGGGGTAGTAGAACCAACATCAGTAAAAGTAGATACATTTGGAACAGGAAAAGTAGATGAACATGATTTAGCAGAGGCAGTAAAAAAAGTATTTGATTTAACACCAAGAGGAATAGAAAGAGCGCTTGAATTAAGAAGTGGAAAATTTAAATATCAAGATTTGGCAGCATTTGGACATATAGGAAGAACAGATTTAGATCTTCCATGGGAAAAAGTTGATAAAGTAGAAGAATTAAAAAGAGTTTTAAATAAATAA